In Crinalium epipsammum PCC 9333, the following are encoded in one genomic region:
- the ypfJ gene encoding KPN_02809 family neutral zinc metallopeptidase → MRWELGRRSSNVEDRRGSGGISAPVVGGGIGTIVLALIVTLLGGDPSVILQQGQVESDRTSQQAPQTRQDGASDRMADFVSVVLADTEDTWTNLFRQTGQNYVEPKLVIFSNAVRSACGSANSAVGPFYCPRDQKVYIDLKFYQDLKYKYNAPGDFAQAYVVAHEVGHHVQNLMGISKKVQTLQRQVSRTEANQLSVRLELQADCFAGVWANHANKARQILETGDVDEALNAASSIGDDRLQSQSTGQIVPDSFTHGSSAQRVRWFKRGIQTGQPAQCNTFAAANP, encoded by the coding sequence ATGCGCTGGGAATTAGGTCGTCGAAGCAGTAATGTTGAGGATAGGCGCGGATCTGGTGGAATTTCGGCTCCTGTCGTGGGGGGTGGAATAGGGACAATTGTTCTGGCGCTGATCGTTACCTTGTTGGGAGGCGACCCCAGCGTGATATTACAACAGGGACAAGTCGAGAGCGATCGCACTTCACAGCAAGCGCCTCAAACACGACAAGATGGTGCAAGCGATCGCATGGCTGATTTCGTTTCAGTCGTCCTCGCAGATACCGAAGATACCTGGACTAACTTATTTCGGCAGACGGGACAAAATTACGTCGAACCCAAATTAGTGATTTTTTCAAATGCAGTACGGTCTGCTTGCGGTTCTGCAAATTCAGCAGTTGGACCTTTTTATTGCCCCCGCGATCAAAAAGTCTACATTGACTTAAAGTTTTATCAGGATTTGAAATATAAATACAACGCGCCTGGAGACTTTGCCCAAGCGTATGTAGTTGCTCACGAAGTTGGGCATCATGTTCAAAATTTAATGGGAATTTCTAAAAAGGTTCAGACACTCCAACGTCAAGTTAGTCGCACAGAAGCAAATCAACTTTCAGTCCGGTTAGAGTTACAAGCAGACTGTTTTGCAGGCGTTTGGGCAAACCATGCTAATAAAGCACGACAAATCCTTGAAACAGGAGATGTTGATGAAGCATTAAATGCTGCTAGTAGTATTGGAGACGATCGCTTGCAAAGTCAGTCAACTGGGCAAATTGTCCCCGATTCTTTTACACACGGTAGTTCAGCACAGCGAGTCCGTTGGTTTAAGCGAGGTATTCAAACCGGACAACCTGCTCAATGTAATACTTTTGCCGCAGCAAATCCCTAG
- a CDS encoding DUF4126 domain-containing protein yields the protein MDQLFNIHTLIEILLGISLSAASGFRVFVPLLALSTAAVFGHIDLPTNFDWIENSQALAVFAVASVLEIGGYYIPLFDHLLDVAATPASILVGTIITASLAPDMNPLAQWTLALVAGGGTAGITKGFMNLFRATSTATSGGLGNPVVATIELVAAIALSLLALTLPVVAGIAVIGLLAIAISKLWQFFSRFLLTNSPNNLSQ from the coding sequence GTGGATCAGTTATTTAATATACATACTTTAATTGAAATCTTGCTAGGGATTAGTTTAAGTGCAGCATCAGGCTTTCGAGTTTTTGTGCCTTTGCTGGCGCTGAGTACTGCTGCTGTATTTGGTCATATAGATTTGCCAACTAATTTTGATTGGATTGAAAACTCCCAAGCATTAGCTGTATTTGCTGTAGCCTCTGTATTAGAAATAGGAGGTTATTACATTCCTTTATTTGATCATCTTTTAGATGTGGCTGCAACACCTGCCTCTATTCTTGTCGGCACTATTATCACAGCTTCCTTAGCCCCCGATATGAATCCTTTGGCGCAGTGGACATTGGCATTGGTAGCAGGTGGAGGCACTGCTGGTATTACTAAAGGGTTTATGAATCTATTCAGGGCAACTTCTACAGCAACTTCTGGGGGATTAGGCAATCCTGTAGTAGCAACGATTGAGCTAGTTGCCGCGATCGCACTATCACTATTAGCATTAACCTTACCAGTTGTAGCTGGCATTGCAGTTATTGGTCTGTTGGCGATCGCTATTTCCAAACTCTGGCAATTCTTCTCTCGCTTCCTATTGACAAATTCACCAAACAATTTATCTCAATAG
- a CDS encoding 2OG-Fe(II) oxygenase produces MKYYHQHSNAFPISYLNDLRGEILACSYLAINNLNRDFVGTKGFSVVFQRSQIAEVEKRFPFFKPYIEKALQPNCNAFYLNPLVLQEGSRVDPHIDRSLRSYCKTIEPPLVVSVLYVQVPSNLQGGELVLRSPKQQVGQIKPQVNTLVYFQGDLTHSVNAVKTNGSRLSLVCEQYSLSETELQDIPAFTIESRAAKVKRK; encoded by the coding sequence TTGAAATACTATCATCAGCATTCCAACGCCTTCCCCATCAGTTACCTCAACGACTTGCGAGGAGAGATTCTGGCGTGTTCTTATCTAGCTATCAATAACCTAAATCGTGACTTCGTTGGCACAAAAGGTTTTTCAGTAGTGTTTCAGCGATCGCAAATTGCCGAAGTAGAAAAGCGGTTCCCCTTTTTCAAACCTTATATAGAGAAAGCGTTACAGCCTAATTGCAATGCTTTCTACCTCAATCCTCTTGTACTCCAAGAAGGTTCGCGCGTCGATCCACATATCGATCGCTCATTGCGGTCTTATTGCAAAACTATTGAGCCTCCCTTAGTTGTGAGTGTGCTGTATGTGCAAGTACCGTCAAACCTGCAAGGGGGAGAATTAGTGTTACGCTCTCCTAAACAGCAAGTTGGGCAGATTAAGCCACAAGTTAATACACTTGTATATTTTCAGGGCGATTTAACTCATTCTGTCAATGCTGTTAAAACGAATGGTAGTCGTCTAAGTTTGGTTTGTGAACAATACAGTCTCAGTGAAACTGAACTGCAAGATATCCCAGCATTTACAATTGAGTCGAGGGCAGCGAAGGTAAAACGGAAGTAA
- a CDS encoding restriction endonuclease produces the protein MKRSGSSVPTFDSMLLPTIQALKILGGSGTTEEIYDKVLQLLNLSEEVLDIKHGSTSQSEVEYRLGWSRTYLKKYGLLDNSTRGIWSLVSTAINIDSLDAKEIVKAVREADKNKTIQADHLDETVGIETLEELAWHQQLHKILLSLEPSAFERLAQRLLRESGFIQVQVTGKSGDGGIDGVGIARISGFLSFHVLFQCKRYQGSVTASQIRDFRGAMQGRTDKGLFITTGTFTRDAIKEATRDGAPPIDLIDGEQLVQRLKELRLGVNITMIESVEVDTNWFTKI, from the coding sequence ATGAAACGATCTGGCTCTTCAGTCCCTACATTTGATTCCATGCTTTTGCCGACAATTCAGGCTCTAAAAATTTTGGGTGGATCTGGTACTACTGAAGAGATTTATGACAAAGTATTGCAACTTCTCAACTTATCTGAAGAAGTGCTGGATATTAAGCATGGTAGTACATCCCAAAGTGAAGTTGAGTATCGGCTTGGTTGGAGCCGTACTTATTTAAAAAAATATGGGCTTTTGGATAATTCAACACGCGGAATATGGTCTTTAGTTTCAACAGCTATAAATATTGATAGTCTCGATGCAAAAGAAATTGTTAAGGCTGTTCGAGAAGCCGACAAAAATAAGACTATACAGGCAGACCATTTAGACGAAACAGTTGGTATTGAAACTTTAGAAGAGCTTGCGTGGCATCAACAACTTCACAAAATACTGCTATCACTGGAACCCTCAGCTTTTGAGCGTTTGGCACAGCGTTTATTACGTGAGTCAGGTTTTATACAGGTACAGGTTACAGGGAAATCTGGCGATGGCGGTATTGATGGCGTAGGTATTGCTCGTATAAGTGGTTTTTTAAGCTTTCATGTTCTGTTCCAATGCAAGCGTTATCAAGGATCAGTTACGGCTAGTCAAATTAGAGACTTTCGTGGGGCAATGCAGGGACGAACTGATAAAGGTTTATTCATTACAACTGGAACATTTACCAGAGATGCTATTAAAGAAGCAACACGAGATGGCGCACCTCCAATTGATTTGATTGATGGTGAGCAGTTAGTTCAACGATTAAAAGAGTTAAGGCTTGGTGTCAATATCACGATGATTGAGTCTGTGGAAGTTGATACTAATTGGTTTACAAAGATTTAA
- a CDS encoding M90 family metallopeptidase: MFETIIFLLIIGLIVTAILINPVLIKQRRNRIKQRTFPPIWNAILENNLPIYYSLSPAERKRLQGHIQVFLAEKQFIGCQGLQVTEEMRVIIATVACLLLLNERGSYFSKLRSILVYPSAYFVNETTAMGNYVVEERRVARLGESWTNDQLVLSWEQVKQDTYNWKDGHNVVLHEFAHQLDQEDGKAEGVPILQKNSDYQIWSQVMTEAYQQLCNDLQLGVKTVLDSYGATNPAEFFAVATETFFEKPQQLQKKHPALYEQLQSYYQLDPVQWH; this comes from the coding sequence ATGTTTGAAACCATTATTTTTTTGCTCATCATTGGGCTAATAGTTACTGCAATTTTAATCAACCCTGTATTAATCAAACAACGGCGCAACAGAATAAAACAGCGCACATTCCCTCCTATTTGGAATGCGATCCTTGAAAATAATCTACCGATTTATTACAGTCTTTCTCCTGCTGAACGCAAGCGACTTCAGGGACATATCCAAGTATTTTTAGCAGAAAAACAATTTATTGGCTGTCAAGGATTACAGGTGACAGAAGAAATGAGAGTAATTATTGCTACTGTTGCTTGTTTACTTTTGTTGAATGAGCGAGGGAGTTATTTTTCAAAACTGCGATCAATTCTGGTTTACCCCAGTGCTTATTTTGTGAATGAAACAACTGCTATGGGAAATTATGTTGTTGAAGAAAGGCGTGTCGCCAGATTAGGTGAATCTTGGACAAATGATCAATTAGTATTATCTTGGGAACAGGTAAAACAAGATACTTATAACTGGAAAGATGGGCATAACGTTGTATTACATGAATTTGCCCATCAATTAGATCAAGAAGATGGTAAAGCTGAGGGTGTGCCTATTTTGCAAAAGAACTCAGACTATCAAATTTGGTCACAAGTTATGACAGAAGCATATCAACAACTGTGTAATGATCTACAATTAGGTGTAAAGACTGTATTAGATAGTTATGGTGCAACAAATCCCGCAGAATTTTTTGCTGTAGCTACAGAGACATTTTTTGAGAAACCCCAGCAATTACAGAAAAAGCATCCAGCACTTTATGAGCAGTTGCAAAGTTATTATCAATTAGATCCTGTGCAATGGCATTAA
- a CDS encoding DNA-binding protein produces MTKEVASKEQVYAACEMLISKDEKLTLDGIRKHIGGGSKTTINKWFKQYKDEFPNKVYDAARVIPMPDIVQEQYQKLWALTYAMAEDKAESDYVKTLEDENGELKEKNLELEQTKAELKQLKESYEMTMKMLTQSYEENGRLKQAMEELNKRIK; encoded by the coding sequence ATGACGAAAGAAGTAGCTAGTAAAGAACAGGTTTATGCAGCGTGTGAAATGCTGATTAGTAAAGATGAGAAGCTGACGCTCGACGGTATCAGGAAGCACATAGGCGGCGGTAGTAAGACAACTATCAACAAATGGTTTAAACAGTATAAAGACGAGTTTCCAAACAAAGTTTATGACGCTGCTAGAGTCATCCCTATGCCTGACATCGTTCAAGAGCAGTATCAAAAGCTTTGGGCGTTAACTTATGCAATGGCAGAAGACAAAGCAGAAAGTGATTACGTTAAAACATTAGAAGATGAGAATGGAGAATTGAAAGAAAAAAACTTGGAACTTGAACAGACAAAAGCTGAACTTAAACAGCTTAAAGAATCTTACGAAATGACCATGAAAATGCTTACTCAATCATATGAAGAGAATGGAAGACTTAAGCAAGCGATGGAGGAATTAAATAAACGAATTAAATAA